The Armatimonadota bacterium genome has a window encoding:
- a CDS encoding DUF5658 family protein, with product MFGAGPLSQIWRSYWVLAVLNAVDLLLTYTAVEGGVDEANVLLRPIVLTPWPLAIKTAALVLLALALAQAGRSAPRLAHILQMLRLAVGVYLVVTFFHVLGLRVID from the coding sequence ATGTTCGGAGCCGGGCCTCTGAGCCAGATCTGGCGGTCTTACTGGGTGCTGGCTGTCCTGAACGCGGTCGATCTGCTCCTCACTTACACCGCCGTCGAGGGAGGGGTTGATGAGGCCAACGTGCTCCTCCGCCCCATCGTGCTGACGCCGTGGCCGCTGGCCATCAAGACGGCGGCGCTCGTGCTGCTGGCGCTGGCCCTGGCGCAGGCGGGTCGGTCGGCCCCCAGACTTGCGCACATCCTGCAGATGCTGCGGCTCGCGGTCGGCGTCTACCTGGTGGTGACTTTCTTCCACGTGCTGGGATTGAGGGTCATCGACTGA
- a CDS encoding DNA recombination protein RmuC, translated as MQLTEVRKTAEADQEKLRWIQQSDQIMRERFQALAAEVLRANSDLLLGRVNDQLRSVLEEARGDWQTGRFQLAKLVEPLGKALEQMEGEIRLLEQKREGAYQGLQEQLRQLAQTHADLQTATLSLNHALKSTATRARWGEFQLRRIVELAGMQNHIDFTEQVAVDGGRPDLIVHLPGGGVIPVDAKAPMQAYLEAIDASEPVRGARLDAHVKALKQHVQQLASKRYWEQFGRSAELTVMFVPNEAALGAAFERDPGLLDFAVQQRILLTSPITLLGLLKAVAYGWQQHRITENARAIAEQGRQLHERLRSFLQNFTELGKRLDSAAKYYNEAAGALDRRVLPAARRLGEMGTAGEPFPEVHTVERQLHVLPPDHGDTQVDQ; from the coding sequence GTGCAACTGACGGAGGTCCGAAAGACCGCGGAGGCCGACCAGGAGAAGCTGCGCTGGATCCAGCAGTCAGATCAGATCATGCGAGAGCGCTTCCAGGCTCTCGCGGCAGAAGTCCTCAGGGCCAACTCCGACTTACTCCTCGGTCGGGTAAACGATCAACTGCGCAGCGTGTTGGAGGAGGCGCGCGGAGACTGGCAGACGGGAAGATTTCAGTTGGCCAAGCTGGTGGAGCCCCTCGGCAAGGCTCTGGAGCAGATGGAAGGAGAGATCAGGCTCCTGGAGCAGAAGCGTGAGGGAGCTTACCAGGGCCTTCAGGAGCAGCTCCGACAGCTTGCTCAGACACATGCTGACCTCCAGACGGCCACTCTCTCCCTGAACCACGCGTTGAAGTCCACCGCCACACGGGCCCGATGGGGAGAGTTCCAGCTCCGTCGGATCGTGGAGCTGGCGGGCATGCAGAATCACATCGACTTCACCGAGCAGGTGGCCGTTGACGGCGGGCGCCCAGATCTTATTGTCCACCTCCCTGGCGGCGGAGTAATCCCCGTCGACGCTAAAGCTCCCATGCAGGCCTACCTGGAGGCCATAGACGCTTCCGAGCCAGTACGCGGGGCCAGACTCGACGCTCACGTCAAGGCACTGAAGCAACACGTCCAGCAGTTGGCCAGCAAGCGCTACTGGGAGCAGTTTGGGCGGTCAGCGGAACTAACCGTGATGTTCGTCCCCAACGAGGCCGCACTGGGGGCCGCCTTCGAGCGCGACCCCGGGCTGCTGGACTTCGCGGTTCAGCAGCGGATCCTCCTCACCAGCCCCATCACCCTCCTGGGACTGCTGAAGGCCGTAGCTTATGGCTGGCAGCAGCATCGGATAACGGAAAACGCCCGCGCCATCGCCGAACAGGGAAGACAGCTGCATGAGCGACTCCGATCCTTCCTGCAGAACTTTACGGAACTAGGCAAACGCCTGGACAGTGCTGCCAAGTATTACAATGAGGCGGCCGGAGCACTGGACAGGCGTGTGCTTCCGGCTGCGCGTCGCCTGGGTGAAATGGGAACAGCTGGCGAGCCATTTCCCGAAGTCCACACAGTGGAAAGGCAGCTTCACGTGCTTCCCCCTGATCACGGGGACACACAGGTAGACCAGTAG
- the serA gene encoding phosphoglycerate dehydrogenase has product MDDAHLLIPGPTPLPPQVREAMGRPMVNHRSDEFGQVLAGVLDGLRQIFQTSGTVLPFTASGTGGLEAAVVNVLSPGDRVLALICGAFGERFAAVARGFGAEVIPLEVEWGRAVDPEEVRRALRAHPGVRAVLVTHNETSTGVTNPLEAIAGVVRSFEALLLVDAVSSLAAVDLRTDAWGLDVVVAGSQKALMAPPGAVFLSVSDRAWEASRTARMPRWYFSWDRAQAEITSGRALMPFTPPLSVLHALSVSIPMILSEGLPARFAHHRRLGQIARQGVAVLGLQLLADPRHASDTVTAVRVPDGVDARELVRRLRTDYGVVVAGGQGRLAGRIIRIGHMGYVQEVQVTAALRALEQVLPALGHPFPSGTVTSRGHPVPPWSRDVPRGEGPMKVLVADGLAEEGIRRLAQHAEVVVRQGLSPAELPEALADVDAVIVRSRTRVTAEALAAAQRLRVIARAGVGTDNIDVDAATRRGVLVINTPESSTVSTAEHTMAMLLALARHLPAAHLAAVRGEWRRQAFTGVELYGKTLGIIGLGKIGSEVARRAVAFGMRVVVHDPYVAADRAARVGAELRPLDEVLAASDVLTLHTPLTASTRHLLGRPQFARMKRGVLLVNCARGGLIDEDALLDALEEGVVAGAALDVVEEEPPGDSPLLRHPRVILTPHLGASTEEAQRRVAVEVAEQVLAALAGRPVRGAVNAPVLQDEAWQRVRPFADLARAMGTIACQLVDGQVQGVELAYEGELASLESAPLRSGFLAGLLERVLDQPVNLINAALVARERGIALTESRREESEDFASLLRARVETTGEAFLIAGTIAGRGEPRITHLEGYRVDLAPSTIMLFVWNEDRPGMIGRVGTLLGDADVNIAHMQVGRDRPRGRAIMVLGLDDPVPPPVREALTVLPGILKVRLVQL; this is encoded by the coding sequence GTGGACGACGCCCACCTGCTGATTCCCGGCCCTACCCCGCTGCCCCCGCAGGTGCGGGAGGCGATGGGCCGGCCCATGGTCAACCACCGCAGCGACGAGTTCGGGCAGGTGCTGGCCGGGGTGCTGGACGGGCTGCGGCAGATCTTCCAGACCTCCGGTACGGTCCTGCCCTTCACCGCCTCCGGCACCGGCGGACTGGAGGCGGCTGTGGTCAATGTGCTCTCGCCCGGAGACCGGGTCCTGGCCCTGATCTGCGGCGCCTTCGGAGAGAGGTTCGCCGCCGTAGCCCGGGGATTTGGGGCGGAGGTCATCCCTCTGGAGGTGGAGTGGGGACGGGCCGTCGATCCCGAGGAGGTGCGGCGGGCGCTCCGCGCGCACCCGGGGGTGCGGGCGGTCCTGGTCACCCACAACGAGACCTCCACCGGAGTGACCAACCCCCTGGAGGCCATCGCCGGGGTGGTGCGTTCCTTTGAGGCGTTGCTGCTGGTGGATGCCGTGAGCTCGCTGGCCGCTGTGGACCTGCGCACCGACGCGTGGGGACTGGACGTGGTCGTGGCCGGATCGCAGAAGGCACTGATGGCACCTCCCGGAGCGGTCTTCCTCAGCGTCAGCGACAGGGCCTGGGAGGCGTCGCGGACCGCCCGCATGCCCCGGTGGTATTTCTCCTGGGATCGGGCTCAGGCTGAGATCACTTCCGGCAGGGCGCTGATGCCGTTCACCCCGCCCCTTTCCGTACTCCACGCGCTGTCGGTCTCGATCCCGATGATTCTGTCCGAAGGGCTGCCAGCGCGATTCGCGCACCACCGGCGCCTGGGGCAGATCGCGCGGCAGGGCGTGGCCGTCCTGGGTCTGCAGCTACTTGCCGACCCGCGTCACGCCTCGGATACCGTGACCGCCGTGCGTGTGCCGGATGGGGTGGACGCGCGGGAACTGGTACGCCGTCTGAGGACCGACTACGGCGTGGTGGTGGCCGGAGGACAGGGACGGCTGGCGGGCCGGATCATCCGCATCGGCCACATGGGATATGTCCAGGAGGTCCAGGTCACCGCCGCCCTACGCGCACTGGAGCAGGTGCTGCCCGCGCTGGGCCATCCGTTCCCCTCCGGGACCGTGACGTCCCGCGGCCATCCCGTTCCCCCCTGGAGCCGTGACGTACCGCGTGGAGAAGGACCCATGAAGGTCCTGGTGGCCGACGGACTGGCCGAGGAGGGCATCCGGCGCCTGGCCCAACACGCCGAGGTGGTCGTCCGCCAGGGGTTGTCGCCCGCGGAGCTGCCGGAGGCGCTGGCCGATGTGGATGCGGTGATCGTGCGCAGCCGGACGCGGGTGACCGCGGAGGCCCTGGCGGCGGCGCAGCGGCTGCGGGTGATCGCGCGGGCCGGCGTGGGCACCGACAACATCGACGTGGATGCCGCCACCCGCCGCGGCGTCCTGGTCATCAACACGCCGGAGAGCAGTACGGTCAGCACCGCCGAACACACCATGGCCATGCTCCTGGCCCTGGCCCGCCACCTCCCGGCCGCCCACCTGGCTGCCGTCCGGGGCGAGTGGCGGCGGCAGGCGTTCACCGGAGTGGAGCTGTACGGCAAGACCCTGGGTATCATCGGGCTGGGCAAGATCGGCTCCGAGGTAGCCCGCCGGGCAGTCGCCTTCGGCATGCGGGTGGTCGTTCACGATCCCTACGTGGCCGCCGACCGGGCCGCGCGGGTGGGGGCCGAGCTGCGCCCTCTGGACGAGGTCCTCGCGGCAAGCGACGTCCTGACCCTGCACACCCCTCTGACGGCCAGCACCCGGCACCTGCTGGGGCGGCCCCAGTTCGCGCGCATGAAGCGCGGGGTGCTGCTGGTCAACTGTGCCCGGGGCGGGCTGATCGACGAGGACGCCCTGCTCGACGCCCTGGAGGAAGGCGTGGTGGCGGGCGCAGCCCTGGATGTGGTCGAGGAGGAGCCGCCCGGAGACAGTCCCCTCCTCCGCCATCCCCGGGTTATCCTGACCCCGCACCTGGGGGCATCCACCGAGGAGGCGCAGCGCCGGGTGGCGGTGGAGGTGGCCGAGCAGGTCCTGGCCGCGCTGGCCGGTCGACCGGTGCGGGGAGCGGTGAATGCTCCGGTGCTGCAGGACGAGGCCTGGCAGCGGGTGCGGCCCTTTGCGGACCTGGCCCGGGCGATGGGGACCATCGCCTGCCAGCTGGTGGACGGGCAGGTGCAGGGTGTGGAGCTGGCGTACGAGGGGGAACTGGCGTCTTTGGAGAGCGCCCCGCTGCGGTCCGGCTTCCTGGCTGGCCTGCTGGAGCGGGTCCTGGATCAGCCGGTCAACCTGATCAACGCAGCTCTGGTGGCCCGGGAGCGGGGCATAGCCCTGACCGAATCGCGACGGGAGGAGAGCGAGGACTTCGCCAGCCTGCTCCGGGCGCGAGTGGAGACCACCGGGGAGGCGTTCCTGATCGCCGGCACCATCGCCGGCCGCGGCGAGCCGCGGATCACGCACCTGGAAGGCTATCGGGTCGACCTGGCCCCGTCGACGATCATGTTGTTTGTGTGGAACGAGGATCGCCCGGGGATGATAGGCCGGGTGGGTACCCTGCTGGGTGATGCCGACGTGAACATCGCCCACATGCAGGTGGGGCGGGACCGTCCCCGGGGCCGCGCCATCATGGTTCTGGGGCTGGACGACCCGGTACCGCCCCCGGTGCGGGAGGCCCTGACGGTTCTCCCCGGCATCCTGAAAGTCCGCCTGGTACAGCTGTAG
- a CDS encoding VWA domain-containing protein, which yields MPSPQAPQAGGGLAPATTPQVTLPETPGAPAPPAAATPEAQTAQAPPTPKPLETPATKGPPAAERVEAILARGVSDDTEPVSPGVEFPEDAERIYVVLKSRHSEAISVRVSWVVVDAEGYPAGHVIESDDTDLDPGERDATYITPPGSAGFPVGDYRVDITVDGGPPQSVPFKVLPLHPPALPTDRSPPPPGFNLANRAFGGKVESRTSQYNDSEWAAANLIDGTTRGWSSSDRTTPQEVVLSFRQGREAQVAAVVVDTRTQETLSDPTKAPRHVEVWASTTGPAEGFSRVAGARLGPRPGEYLIALPPATRARYVKLRFLSNHGGSYTQAGEVKVIEAPDAPSILADVPKNLALAELGGTIVRFTSQDSEERAALRLIDGSVETAGWQSTDAYLPQEIVFAFRGERAALVDRIVLNPKTTAEPATWVKTFTVAVSTETPLDGFREVGQFTLRREARDQAFTIGQPARFVRLRILSNHGGTTTSLGEVKLIEGAEPGYRSILLEQAAGTAQALPGVTTSAEAGGDVEREPNNTPAQANSLMLGRRTRGTIDPLGEQDHFRITVPGSGLQVLTVDLAGRPYIRTSVALLDRTGREQMRFDPGVVPAAQTAFSWAVRPDDYTLRVTEPPVSIVLIWDTSGSMSDSIKHLQQAVEATLDQVRPTERLNLIRFSGDVEVLLPGFTSDRERLKAAAAGKFSAGGGTRFYDAVARGTELLAGVRANRAIVVMTDGADTSSTVKYAQFWRLVEKTRIRLYTIGLGAELLELKPDISTTPARMMNHLAMATNGRFFFAQSSEDLKGVYQQIVDELKTISTYTLRAGVSRGTGGLAVAATGERLAAVSAPGQIELILDASGSMKEKVEGRPKIDIAREVVVQIIKGLPDDVQVALRVYGHRIREGRPGDCKDSELVVPFGRIDKGYLIARVQAIRALGTTPIAYSLRQVAADFGKVPGEKMVILVTDGKEECKGDPAAAVSALLAAGLKVRLNIVGFALADPATKRDMERVARLTGGMFFDAANAAALTQAIQQSLAVPYDVLDAAGRRVGGGLTGQGPIELPEGIFTVVVRAAGEPITVPGVRVALNGFTKVVLKKEGREVGVQVLGP from the coding sequence TTGCCATCCCCCCAGGCCCCTCAGGCCGGGGGCGGGCTGGCGCCGGCGACGACGCCGCAGGTCACACTCCCGGAAACCCCGGGAGCGCCGGCGCCCCCGGCGGCCGCAACTCCGGAAGCCCAGACAGCGCAGGCGCCCCCGACGCCCAAACCCCTGGAAACTCCGGCAACGAAGGGACCCCCGGCAGCCGAGCGGGTCGAGGCCATCCTGGCTCGGGGTGTCTCGGATGACACCGAGCCGGTCTCTCCCGGGGTTGAGTTCCCCGAGGATGCGGAGCGGATCTACGTGGTCCTCAAGTCACGGCACAGCGAGGCCATCTCGGTCCGGGTCAGCTGGGTCGTGGTGGACGCAGAGGGCTACCCCGCCGGGCACGTCATCGAAAGCGACGACACCGACCTGGACCCCGGGGAGCGTGATGCGACGTACATCACGCCCCCCGGCAGTGCCGGCTTCCCCGTGGGCGATTACCGGGTAGACATAACGGTTGACGGAGGCCCGCCGCAGTCTGTCCCGTTCAAGGTCCTCCCGCTCCACCCGCCCGCCCTTCCCACAGACCGATCGCCTCCGCCCCCGGGCTTCAACCTGGCCAACCGTGCTTTCGGTGGGAAGGTGGAATCCCGGACCTCGCAATACAACGACAGCGAGTGGGCCGCGGCTAACCTCATCGACGGGACCACCCGCGGCTGGTCGTCAAGCGACCGCACCACCCCCCAGGAGGTGGTGCTGTCCTTCCGCCAGGGGCGGGAGGCGCAGGTGGCGGCCGTCGTGGTGGACACGCGGACCCAGGAGACGCTGAGCGACCCGACGAAGGCACCGCGGCACGTGGAGGTCTGGGCCTCCACCACCGGCCCCGCCGAGGGGTTCAGCAGGGTGGCGGGGGCCCGCTTGGGGCCCCGTCCCGGCGAGTACCTGATCGCCCTGCCCCCGGCCACGCGGGCCAGGTACGTCAAGCTGCGGTTCCTCTCCAACCACGGCGGCTCCTACACTCAGGCGGGCGAGGTGAAGGTGATAGAGGCCCCGGATGCGCCGTCGATCCTGGCAGACGTCCCGAAGAACCTGGCGCTGGCCGAGCTGGGCGGCACCATCGTGCGCTTCACCTCTCAGGACAGTGAAGAGAGGGCCGCCCTCAGGCTCATCGACGGCAGCGTGGAGACCGCGGGCTGGCAGTCGACCGACGCCTATCTCCCGCAGGAGATCGTCTTCGCCTTCCGCGGGGAGCGCGCCGCCCTGGTCGACCGCATCGTCCTCAATCCGAAGACGACGGCGGAGCCCGCCACATGGGTGAAGACCTTTACCGTCGCGGTGTCCACGGAGACCCCCCTCGACGGCTTCCGGGAGGTTGGCCAGTTCACGCTCCGGCGGGAGGCGCGCGACCAGGCGTTTACCATCGGCCAGCCCGCGCGGTTCGTGCGCCTGCGGATCCTGAGCAACCACGGAGGGACGACGACCAGCCTGGGCGAGGTCAAACTCATCGAGGGTGCCGAGCCGGGCTACCGCTCCATTCTGCTGGAGCAGGCGGCGGGGACGGCGCAAGCCCTTCCCGGTGTCACCACCTCCGCCGAGGCCGGCGGGGATGTGGAACGGGAGCCCAACAATACGCCTGCCCAGGCCAATTCTCTGATGCTGGGGCGGCGCACCCGCGGGACCATCGACCCGCTGGGCGAGCAGGACCACTTCAGAATCACGGTCCCCGGCTCCGGTCTGCAGGTGCTCACCGTGGACCTCGCCGGTCGGCCGTACATCCGCACTTCGGTCGCGCTGCTGGACCGCACCGGGAGAGAGCAGATGCGGTTTGACCCCGGCGTGGTCCCTGCGGCGCAGACCGCGTTCTCGTGGGCGGTGCGTCCGGATGACTACACCCTGCGGGTCACCGAGCCACCGGTCTCCATTGTCCTGATCTGGGACACCAGCGGGAGCATGTCGGACAGCATCAAGCACCTGCAGCAGGCGGTGGAGGCTACCCTGGACCAGGTCCGCCCCACCGAGCGGTTGAACCTCATCCGCTTCAGCGGCGACGTGGAGGTGCTGCTGCCGGGGTTCACCAGCGATCGGGAGCGGCTCAAGGCCGCCGCGGCCGGAAAGTTCTCGGCCGGGGGAGGCACGCGGTTCTACGATGCGGTTGCCCGGGGCACGGAGCTGCTGGCCGGGGTGAGGGCCAACCGGGCGATCGTGGTCATGACCGACGGCGCGGACACCTCCAGTACCGTGAAGTACGCCCAGTTCTGGCGACTGGTGGAAAAGACCCGCATCCGCCTCTACACCATCGGCCTGGGCGCGGAACTGTTGGAGCTCAAGCCCGATATCTCCACGACCCCGGCCAGGATGATGAACCACCTGGCCATGGCCACCAACGGCCGCTTCTTCTTCGCCCAGAGCAGCGAGGATCTCAAGGGGGTCTACCAGCAGATCGTCGACGAGCTGAAGACCATCTCCACTTACACCCTCAGGGCTGGCGTGAGCCGGGGGACGGGTGGCCTGGCCGTGGCCGCCACGGGGGAGCGTCTGGCCGCGGTCTCCGCGCCGGGCCAGATCGAGCTGATCCTGGACGCCTCCGGCTCCATGAAGGAGAAGGTGGAAGGCCGCCCCAAGATCGACATCGCCAGGGAGGTCGTGGTCCAGATCATCAAGGGGCTGCCCGATGACGTCCAGGTGGCGCTGCGGGTCTACGGCCACCGCATCCGCGAGGGCCGGCCCGGCGACTGCAAGGACTCCGAGCTGGTGGTCCCCTTCGGCAGGATCGACAAGGGATACCTGATCGCCCGCGTACAGGCCATCCGTGCCCTGGGGACGACCCCTATCGCCTACTCGCTCCGCCAGGTGGCCGCGGACTTCGGCAAGGTCCCCGGGGAGAAGATGGTCATCCTGGTCACCGACGGAAAGGAAGAGTGCAAGGGCGATCCGGCGGCGGCGGTCTCGGCCCTGCTGGCCGCGGGGCTGAAGGTGCGGCTGAACATCGTGGGGTTCGCCCTGGCCGACCCGGCCACCAAGCGCGACATGGAACGTGTGGCCCGGCTCACCGGCGGGATGTTCTTCGACGCCGCCAACGCCGCGGCGCTGACCCAGGCCATCCAGCAGTCGCTGGCCGTGCCCTACGACGTGCTGGATGCGGCAGGCAGGCGTGTCGGAGGCGGGCTGACCGGGCAGGGGCCGATCGAGCTCCCCGAGGGCATCTTCACCGTGGTGGTGCGCGCCGCCGGAGAGCCGATCACCGTGCCCGGGGTGCGGGTGGCGCTCAATGGCTTCACCAAGGTGGTGCTGAAGAAGGAGGGACGGGAGGTCGGGGTGCAGGTGCTTGGCCCCTGA
- a CDS encoding elongation factor P, with protein sequence MVLASALRPGMAIRLEGEVYKIIAATFHSGGGQMGGVTHAKLRNVRTGAVREWRFRPEETVQDVPIERQTMQFLYADDEFCHFMNTETFEQVAVERARLGRAAAFLTEGMVLPVEFHQDRPIGVVFPDIVEVRVAETAPPAHGTGNENVWKEAKLENGLTIQVPPFIAAGEWIRVDVEAGTYIERAKRK encoded by the coding sequence ATGGTCCTGGCGTCTGCGCTGCGGCCCGGCATGGCCATCCGTCTGGAGGGCGAAGTCTACAAGATCATCGCCGCCACCTTCCACTCCGGCGGCGGACAGATGGGCGGCGTTACGCACGCCAAGCTGCGCAACGTGCGCACGGGTGCGGTCCGCGAATGGCGGTTCCGGCCCGAAGAGACGGTGCAGGACGTCCCGATTGAGCGGCAGACCATGCAGTTCCTCTACGCCGACGACGAGTTCTGCCACTTCATGAACACCGAGACCTTCGAGCAGGTGGCCGTGGAGCGGGCCCGGCTGGGCCGGGCTGCGGCCTTTCTGACCGAGGGCATGGTCCTGCCGGTGGAGTTCCACCAGGACCGGCCGATCGGCGTGGTCTTCCCCGACATCGTTGAGGTGCGGGTGGCCGAGACCGCGCCCCCGGCTCACGGGACCGGCAACGAAAACGTATGGAAAGAGGCGAAGCTGGAGAACGGGCTCACTATTCAGGTCCCGCCGTTCATCGCGGCCGGCGAGTGGATCCGGGTGGACGTGGAGGCCGGGACCTACATCGAGCGGGCGAAGCGCAAGTAG